The Dryobates pubescens isolate bDryPub1 chromosome 7, bDryPub1.pri, whole genome shotgun sequence nucleotide sequence AGTACAGAAATATAGCCACTAGTACACAAGCCATAATAAAGggctgtgtttaaaaaaacaaaaccaaaccccagctgtCTGATTGTAATATCCAATTGCTTACTAAATTGAGTTTTTATATTCATAACTTGGCAGTTTCAAGTAGTTTTAACTAGGAAATTACCTGTTTCATGATAGTACAAATGAGAAACTGTAGCTCCTCCAGTTTTTCCCCAACTGCAGGCATGTGCAGACTCCTCACTTACAGCCCTAACCAACACTGACCATCTAACTTGGGAATATGAGAAAACTAATTATAATCACCAAATACTTTAAGTATAAAAGATCTTCAGACACTACCTGCTCCAATCCTCTTCTCAAATCATGGCTAGCCTTGTTAACAAATCCAACTCCGAggttagatcaggttgctcataaCTCATAAAATTTGAGCATCTTCAAGAGTGCAGATTGCACATCTCTGAGCAAACTATTCACTGTCTGGTCACCTCCCTGTGCATCTTTTCCTCCAAAAGCTGAACAGCAATACACTCCTTTACACCTTTTGCTCGGTGTTCTTCGTTCCTCGCTGCTCATCTCCAAGAAATAAGTGGATGCATCTTCTCTATACCCTCCCCATTACTGACTTGAGGACAGTAATAAGAATTCCACTTAGCATTCTCTCGTAAGACTGAACAAACTTGTTCTCTAAGCCTCTTATCAGAGACAGATTTCTCCTGAAGTGACAGGCAATAAACCAGGATCTGATTAAAGAGTCTTCAAATTAATGACAGCTCTACCTAGTTCTTGCCTATAAGTACTCTCAAACCACACTATTTAATATGCAATTTTCAATGGTCATCTACTGCAGAAGTTTGTTTTCCCATACCATTGGATAGTTTGAGCAATCTGTTATTCATTCCTCCGTCCCCATCCACGACATACATATCTCCACTCTCCTCCACAAAGACCTCTGCTGGTTGATCAAATTGTAGAGGAATCAAACTGGAACCAGCATTACCTGGCGTGCCCAAGACCTGCAGAAGTTTACCTGAAGGGCTGTACTGTTTCACAGTGTGCCCATATTTTCctggattaaaaataaaagtgaaaaaaatcttAATAAAACAATGAAGTAAGCACTACTGACTACAAAGGTTACAAAAATACAATCTCCTAACACTCACAAGTGATATTAATCAACAGAAGACAAAATTCTATAGTGAGAATATGACTGTGGCCCCAGGCTACCACAATATGCATCCATTTTACTACAGCTAGTCTAGCCAGaagatgttttttttccttctaatacttctgggggcagagggcagagcttaCGAAGTTCAGAAGCTACAAGCAAACACACAACACAACTCATGAACCTACAGAGCATTTTGTGCAGCACCTGAGAAGTTTGTTCACGGCAGAACTGACTTGAATGAGTTTTAAATGTAGTATCTGCATTTTCTTCCCCATCTAATACTTGCCTATCACCACCATACATACCTGCTCCAACATCTGTGATCCATACTGAACTATCTGTTGCAGTGTTCAATACAAAGATACCATGAGGCATTTCAACAGTGTTATTCCAGGAATAAAGAAAATAGCCTTCCTCTGAGAATACAAGTACCTTTGGCACATTGTCTCCCCTCTGAAAAGGCAAAGAAGTCTATTAAGAAAACACATTAAGGAAATCATTATATTTATGAAAATTCCTCTTTGCAAGGTCTTTTGCAAGGTTTAAATGATCATAAGAATCTCCTGTCTGCTAGATCTCGTCTTTTTCAGCTAGAAAAGGAAAGAGTCTAAGTGCACGCAAATGCAAAACTTTCCACTCATTCTAGAGTTTCAACTTACAACACAAGAGTAGAATTTTCACAGCAGCCAAGCTCCTCAAATTCTCTTGGTCTTCGTTTTGAATCACCATTTTACTGTTCTTGTTGAAAAATATGCCAAGTGTAACACAAGCATGAAAAACTGTAACTGTACTTGTTAGCTGCCTGACACTCAAGTACTCATACCGTGCTTTACCATTAAATCCCACCAGTTTCCATGGAGAGAATGTGCTGTCTGTGATCTAGAGATACAAATGCGTGAAACGGAGTAAAGCAAATACTGGAACTCGTTACTGGAACTAGCTGACAGAGCTGTGTGGTTTTGATTTCCCAAGATAAAGGCTGAAAGAGTGGAAGCTTCGATTGTCCCAGAATCACCTTTTACCTTACAGTTAAGAAAAGCTACTGTATCTCAGTTAGGTTGCATCATGCATTCATACCACAGAAATTCAatgcttttaaaacacaaaCGTGGTGTCAGAACTGCTTTAAAAAATGTATATCAAGAGGAGACCTACACTTCTATTTTGACCACTTTTGATACAGTTACTATTCACATATACAGACACAAACATATACACATACAAATACATACATCCTAAGCTaaaacaggcaaaactacacCAGAACTGCAAGAAATAAAATTTTCTCACTCACTTGGCCCACATAGACCAAACCATGAAGAGAGTCAACAGCAACACAAAATGTTTGGCCAGTGAAGTATTCTGGAATTTTAGGCCAGCCTATGTCCAGTTTGTACATCTGTTGTTCTCCCTTCCAAGATGGGATGTAATCAAGCGCTTGCGAAACCTGAAAATGCAAACAATTATCCACCAGTACTTAGATGGGATCAGAAGGGCCAGCAGTAGAAAGTAACTGTGCACTGAAGCATTATGAATTGTTTTATTGAATTTAAACTAAGAATATGGATAAACAGAGATAGGCTTGTAGCTAGGGTTTTGGAATGCAAACAGGAAAATTTCAGCGAACTGGAAATTAGCAAATGAAATTCTGTGGATTGGGGAACCCTGGAATTACAAGGCAGAAAATATACCCTGAAATTTCTTACCTCAGCGGTGCTATTGATATCTGTAAAGCTCACtccaaaaggaggaaaatagtATAAATGGTTCCAAATGCAAGAGAATCAACAACTATTTCAagatggtatgaaataaggaaAAACAGAATAAAGGAAAAACAGAGGTCAAATGAGAAAACTGCAGCTTGGGAATGGGGAAGTGTAAAATACCAGGAATGGCAAAACTCATGACAGTGCATACAtcttaaaagaaaatggaaaaacccaaacttcCACTTCTTTGATCCATTTTTCCAGCAGAAGAATGGAAgtacagctgcactgctgcaaccTTAGCACTGAAACAGGACAGATCAGGCTAGAGCTAAGAGCTTGC carries:
- the NHLRC3 gene encoding NHL repeat-containing protein 3 is translated as MYKLDIGWPKIPEYFTGQTFCVAVDSLHGLVYVGQRGDNVPKVLVFSEEGYFLYSWNNTVEMPHGIFVLNTATDSSVWITDVGAGKYGHTVKQYSPSGKLLQVLGTPGNAGSSLIPLQFDQPAEVFVEESGDMYVVDGDGGMNNRLLKLSNDYQEIWLTGTNGTGIGQFKIPHSVTLDPFGRVWVADRDNKRIQVFDKVTGEWLGSWSSCFSEDGPYSVRFTADYKYLIVAQLNINRLAVLAAPPVGSIRDCVMVNTIQLADETKPHLVDVDMKSGAIYVAEIGAQQVQKYIPLS